The Nyctibius grandis isolate bNycGra1 chromosome 14, bNycGra1.pri, whole genome shotgun sequence genome segment ACGTGTTTATAGGCATGATGGAAATGATACATTTATCAGTTACCAAACTTCAAAACTTTTACTGGGAAAATGCTATTTTCTAGGTAGAATCTGTGAGTAAAAAAGAGAAGGTGAAGCAGAGACCACTGGCTCTGAACACGGTAGAAATGCTACGAGTGGCCAGTGCTGCTTTAGGTATGTGTAAAAGTTCAGATTTTCAcactgttttaaagcaaaatattttggcttcTCAGATTAAATAATCAAGGACATACCAAATATAGGTTGATACTCTCCTCTCCCTATAATACATCGTTTTGGGGAAGGATCGAGTTTAGAAAGCTTGTCAAAAGTGAAATGTTGGGTAAGATCGAGGTGACAAAAGTCTTATGGAAAGGACAAACTATGATTTATTCAAACACTTTGATAAGATATACTTTCAGATGCAGCAAGCAAATCATTATCTCAGTGATGTGtagatgatttttttgttttctcctatCCCATCTTAGGAATGGGTCCACAACATGCCATGCAAATAGCAGAGCGTCTTTATACTCAGGGTTATATTAGCTACCCTCGAACAGAAACTACCCATTATCCAGAAAATTTTGACTTGAAAGGATGTTTGAGACAACAAGCCAATAATCCTTACTGGGCAGAAACTGTGAGTACATGAAGTAATACCTGTACTGTTTGACAGATCATTCTCTAGTCTGTGTTTTAGAACGTATCTTACTTGGTATATTACGATGTATAggtcttaagaaaaaaaaatatctgtaattgcttttatttatagaTGATGTATTGTTATGGATTTGATCTGAAAAGTTTCTTAACCTGCTAAGAGAGACCTGTTATCCACTTCAGCCagcctgttttctctttcttccttcaccCAGGTAAAAACATTGTTATCAGAAGGCATTAATCGTCCAAGGAAAGGCCACGATGCAGGAGACCATCCTCCCATCACTCCAATGAGAGCTGCAACAGAAGCAGAATTAGGTATAGGCGAATTCAGTCGCGTTGGAACGCTATGTGAGGAAATGAGTTCCTTGAGGTATAGGAGCCAGTTTGAAAATCCCTGAGtttcaacagaaaatataattatttgaATGGCAGGAAGTGAAGAGAAAGCAGACTTTATCCTAACTTAAACTTCTGGTGACAGTGAAGTTCAGAGCTGGTCTGCTATTCAGTAATGGATCCTAGGGACCATAGTACTGCTAAGAAAAAGGAATAGCCAACTTAACAACTTAATACCTACATTCTCTAGAAGGAATTTGCACCAGAATAGTAGCTTCCAAGTATTgaaattttactgtatttttgtgCTTGAAAGTCAAACTTCAGCTACATTTTAATTTAGTCTCTatggtttgtgggttttgtatTGAAATGTAACATTTGACTTCCTGTACACTGTGATCCCTcaaaaaatgattttcagtttaTAAGCAAGTGCAGTGATTGTAGTATATTGTTTATTAGGAATAGCTGAGATTGTTGTAGGAAACTGATAACTTCTGATTTTCATGAACTGGTGAAATAATCTCcaatagaaaaacaaatgctttaaaattttgaGTAATTGTTTAGGATAGTGAAAGGCcatgtaagattttttttctttatatacacAGCAAGATGAAATACACGAAGCACGGGACTAAGAATTAGAAGCTGTTCATAGCAGTGTAACCTTTCGACTATTCCATTTCCTATCTGTAGATTGTGAATAAGGaaactttgctttgaaatttaaCCTGTATTAGTGTTAATAAGTAGTATTTTGGAATGATCTCTTGCAGGACTTCAAGCTGCCCAGTGTAACAGTTGCCACTAGAATCCCATTTTAGGATTTAGCTTAGGGTGTAGTCTCCAGTGGCACTAAGCAGtagagcattttatttttgttcataatgtcttaaaaaaagaaaagtcttttctACTTCATCCTCTCATTCAAATGCATTGCAAAATTGGGAGATGAGCTGGCTAAATCGGCAGTTTCTCCAAGAGCATCTGCATGCAGCTCATGTCTGTATGTCATGATGATTCTATAGGCAGGAAATTCTAAAGGTGAAACTGGACGGACCTTTGAATGCTATTTTCTTTTAGGTACCAGTTTTTCCGGTGATACCTGTGGAAATCTGGTACCTTTTTAGTGCACATCTTTTGTAGAACTGCAGGACTTGAGTTTTGTGGGTAAGATGTTGTTTATCCTCAGGTGGAGATGGATGGCGGCTCTATGAGTATATAACTAGGCATTTCATTGCCACTGTCAGCGCTGATTGCAAGTACCTACAAACCaccatttctttcagtattgGCCCTGAACGTTTTACCTGTATCGGAAAAGTGGTAACTTCACCAGGTAAGACTGACCAGGGAGTAACTATTTAgctacagattattttttttccccccattaaTGCATTGAATGGATATAAAAGTGAAGTTTTGGGGACAAGTACAattttgaagacattttttgAGCTATCAAGACCAAAGACcaaatctttgtcttcctttccaTACTTCAATTACAATAGAAAAAGACCTGTTTTTCATGTAGTAGTCTTAAAGATTTAATGGCACATTTGCTAGTGTGAAGACCAGTCTTTTTACAGACAGCAAATGCCTTTTGAGGGATAAATTacacaaaagcaaattttttccTCGGGCCTCTGTAAAAAGAATGTAGCACCACCACTGAGATTTTTATGGTAAGCTGTGCCAGTAGTCGTTATTACATTAATATGACTTActatttgcatttcctttttaagaaaCTCTTCCCATCCATTCTGGCACTGTGCTTTCATTCAAGGaaagcatttactttttttcatatcaACCTGACTCAACGCACAAAATAGATCTGATGCAGTGTAGTGAGGGATACTGTCTTGTGATACTGTATTTCCTCAGCATTCCTAGTGTCAGATATTTTCTGCATGGTGTGGCAGACAGCCTCTTAACTTTGATCTGTATAATGCAGCCCATGTTAAAATTAGAAACGTATACCTTGACCTTTTGAAGGCTGTGCAGATAAActctcattatttttgtttgtttgtttctttaccTCCAGGGTTCACAGAAATTATGCCGTGGCACAGCATCCCATTAGAAGAGAGCCTTCCCCACTGTGAGAAAGGAGATATTTTTCCAATTGGTGAAATAAAATTGCTGGAAAAGCAAACCAGTCCTCCTGATTACCTGACAGAAGCGGAACTTATCACTCTGATGGAAAAGCATGGCATTGGTAGGAACTTGCTTAACTTACATTATCCTGTAATACGTCCACCAAGAGTGCAGAGTCTGAATCACTCCTCTGAGCTATCTCTGTTGGTAATGACCTTTCAGTATTCATTTGAATAGGTTCAGTaatgatctcttttttttttcttttttttccgccccctccccccccccccgcaaacCATAATGCCTGTAGCCCCTCTTAGCAGATGGTAGATTGTCTCTTCCCTTacattcctttccctttctgatCCTTATGCCTAGTTTCTGGCCAAAGCAGTATCCTTTCATAACGCATCCTTGTCACTTCTCTGTCAGAGCTGATGTGTGGAAGAATGCACCTCCCCGTTCTTAGGAATGATTTCCTTTACAGCTTGCTTCAGCTTTGCTGGTTCCAATAGTCCTTATGTGTCTTACTATACAATTTACCACAATACTACTGTTCTCTTTTAATCTGACTTGGTTCCTTCAATGCATTTTCATAAATAGGTCCAGTCAAAACATAGTATCTTACTGCactgtatttttccagaataaatGATTTTGAGAATAGGTGTCTTCCCAATAGTAATTCcttggaagagaggaagagattaAGGTTAAAACATGTGTTTCAGACTTCTCAGAACTGCAAAGGAACATGAGAGTTACTAGAGAGAGAAATTATCCACTGAAAGTTGAGTAACGGTGAAAAGATATCTGAATTGTAAGCTGTCTCAGGAGCACTATAATTTGACATAAAACCAGAGAGGTCAGAAATGAGCAATTTGatgaaaactttgttttgttcaGGATTGGatatattgttttcctttgtgtggCAGGAACGGATGCAAGTATTCCAGTTCACATTAACAACATTTGCCAGCGAAACTATGTCACAGTGGAGAGTGGTCGGAGACTAAAGCCTACAAACCTCGGCATTGTTCTGGTTCATGGCTATTACAAAATAGGTCAGTTAAATGCACTTTCTTTTGCAGCCTCTtaaccttcttttcccttcaatATGTCAAGGGCTGTTGTCAATGTATAAGTAGCATTTCTGTCTGAAATGTTGCATCTAGGAAAGTATTACTAATTCCAAAGACTATAaaaacttgtttattttaatgtcagTTTATGTATGGACAGTTTCCTGCCCCCATTTTTTGATCTTTCATTGCTTCTGCTCTGTTACTGCTGTCTCTGGTTTTCTGTTAGATGCAGAACTGGTTCTTCCTACGATCCGCAGTGCTGTGGAGAAGCAACTCAACTTAATAGCTCTGGGTAAAGCGAATTATCATCAGGTCCTGGAGCACACCcttgacattttcaaaaggaaatttcaCTACTTTGTGGATTCTATTGCAGGTAAAAATTTTTACATGTGGAGTTCCCTACAATTACTTAATTGTTGCAAAGATGCTAGTAGAAAATACTTATGTATTAGGTTCCTTTCAAAGGTTTAGGCTTACTGAAAAGTTGTGTTCCAGGACTGGAAGTTTCTGGTCAAATGGACTGAATCATGGCTCCAAAACTCTACTTCAGATGTATTTTGTGACTCTGTAGGGGGGAGTTTTCAAAAACTTAAGACTAGCTGAAGTACTTACTCTTGTGTATTTGTGCATGCTCACTGCAAAACgctgtgtatttaaaaaatcttcctaAACAAGGAAGAGCAttgtgaataaaatattttcattcccGACACTTCTTCAAAGGTCTGGTAGATGATTTTGTGCAAGATTTCCTCTTAAGAACTAGAATTCTAACATAAATGTGATTATCTCTTTCGCAGGTATGGATGAGCTGATGGAAGTGTCTTTTTCACCCTTAGCTGCCACCGGTAAACCTCTTTCCCGCTGTGGCAAATGCCATCGTTTCATGAAGTATATTCAGGTAAGTTCACCTCATGCTTGAAATTGAAATTTCACTCGCTAAGGGATATTGAGTAGAAACCCCCTTTCCAGTATTGAATTTGGATTCAAATGTGGTTGTCAAGACtgcatttctaaaacaaaaagcctGATGAAGTTTTTCCGTGGGGAATGAACAAGAGAGCAGTCACAGGTGGATTTCCTGCAAGTTTTGAACTCTATTGCCACTACAGTTGTTGAGGAGATTTGTATTCTATTTCCAGGCCAAACCAAGTCGTCTGCACTGCTCTCACTGTGATGACACCTACAGTCTCCCACAGAATGGTACCATTAAACTCTACAAAGAGTTGCGTTGCCCCCTAGATGACTTTGAGCTGGTGCTGTGGTCATCTGGATCCAGAGGAAAGAGCTACCCACTCTGTCCATACTGTTACAACCATCCTCCCTTCAGAGACATGAAAAAAGGTAGGAATTCTTTAAACATGCAGGGATCAGCCTCACTTGAAATAAATTAGGTGCAGTCTGTACAGCGTGTTTTTTAGTAGCTTTTAATCAATATTGCTTAGTATAAAGTGCTGTTCAAATTAGATTACAGATAACTAATAAATTTTGGTCAGCAAGTTTGATGTGAATTTTAGGTAACTCATTtctgaatacttttttcttcataaaagaaGTAAGAAATTAAAGTTACATGCATGCACAGTAGGTGACCTTGCTAACACTCACTATGCAGTGAAAGACGCTGAGATTCTGACACATTGCAAATTGGAGTATGCTTGATGTAGGTAGGACTATAGATTAAGACCACGTCTTGAGAGTGTTTTGATACTGAGACAGATGGTGTGGCAAAAGCTGTTGAAGGATATAAGAAGGGATAAAAGTTGCAGTTAGTTTGGTAACTGTGAGACCAAAACTTACATAAAGTAGTGTTTTGAAGCTCTGAGTATCAGGAGCTTTTTGGCATCTTTTTATTAccatcttttaattaaaaatgtcttgTACTAACAGTGTATAGTGCAAGTATAAAATCGCAGTTCGTTAGGAGCCATACATTTAGTGATTAAAAGTAATTATGTTTTCAATTAATGTGTCCAAACTGCTTGTACAGCTGCAGTATCTGGCAATTCTGAAAGCCATTATAGAAAAATTTTTGAGCAAGGGAATTATTCTGAACCTGTGAAAAGGCAAGTTGCCATTTGGGGAGTGGTTCCATTCTTCAGTGATTTAGAAAACCTATAATATACTAAGGTGTCTTTGACTTCTGTGTCTCACTTCCTCCACGCTGGGTAGTGTGGGTGGTGATATAAAGGGTTCCTCGTGGTATGGTTTTACTCTTCTTCCACCAGGAATGGGCTGTAATGAATGCACTCACCCCACGTGCCAGCATTCTCTTAGCATGCTTGGAATTGGGCAGTGTGTTGAATGTGAGAATGGGGTTCTGGTGCTAGACTCGACGTCAGGTCCCAAGTGGAAGATGGCATGCAACAAGTGCAATGTGATCGTGCACTTCTTTGAGAATGCCCACAAAGTCCGAGTGTCGCCGGAGACCTGCGACTTGTGTGATGCAGCCCTTGTGGACGTAGATTTTAACAAAGCCAAATCTCCTCTACCTGGTGATGAGACCCAGCATTCAGGCTGCGTGTTCTGTGATCCTGTGTTTCAAGATCTGGTGGAGCTGAAACATGCAGCCATGAGGCACCCCATGCACCGTGGGGGACAAGGAAAAAGGCAAGGTCGAGGAAGAGGTAAAGGCCGGCGGCCTGGAGGAAGACTCAATCCAAAGAAACCCAAGGACAAAATGGCAGCTCTGGCTGCTTACTTTGTATAATGGccacacaacagaaaaataaacttcttaTAAAAATTTGTTTccctttaaattaatttttaagtatttttgatCTTCACTGCTTTCCTGTTCATAGAAAAGTTAAACACCTTAGATTGTTGTACGCCTTTATTTAATCACAAAACAAATTCTTCTGGATGATCGTTAGTAACTGATTAAGCCTTTAAGCTTTTGATTGGAATTCATTGGTACAAGTAGACCTCACAAACAATAGGAAGACTCAAGAAGTCTGCCTAGACTGTTACCTGTAGCTGATcgaaaggaaatgaaatttcCCTCTTCTGTCATTTTTGGAGCCTTTGTCAGCAATACAGGTGCCAGGAATACACGAGCTGATTAAGATCAGTGTTAGGCTGCTGTAGTCTTTAGGTGTGGAATGAGACTTGTTTCATCTGACTTTGAATCTTCAAAAGTAATAAATGATTAGTAGCTGTCAGATTTTTTACATCTGCAATAGCAAGAGCAGTACTTCAAATCTGTCACTCTGCTGCATAAGAGAATAATGCCAAGAGACACACAAAATGGAAACTATAAATATGAAGGGGAATATCTGCCTTGAGCAGTGATTCCCAAATTATGGTCTGTGCAGTCGAGTTAGTATCTTTTGGTCAATGGGTCCCAGTTAAATGAGGcctccttctgctgctggaggacAGATAGAGTACTCAtgctcttttcctctgtgttcaCACAGGTGATCATACCTGATCAAACACAGTTTGCACTGTCTGTACCCCAGATTGTCATTTCAGTGTTGGTTAGTTTTGTTGTCAAAAGGAGGGTGTCCTCATGTTTTGTCTAACCACTGTAGCACTGGGTGCCTCATTGCAAAATCTAATTGTACAAATATATAATACTCTGTCCTTTCCTTCCATGTGCGCATAGCTGATCATGTCTGGTCATCTGGTCAAGTACAGTTTATATCATCTATACCCCCCAAAAAGTTTCAGCGCTAGTTGTGGTTGGATGGGAGAATGCCATCGCAGTTTTACATGGTGCAAAGGCTACTGCATTTGAACGCAGAATATGCTGAGAGCAACTTGACACATGATTCACTGGCAACAGAGAGGAAAGACAAGTCCCTACAAAAGGTAATGTACAACTCTGCTGTTTTAATTGGCACAGTGTGTGCATTTACTGAACAAGAGAACACAGACAAAACACCACAGCCCCAAGCCTGTTCCTCTGATGAAATGTTTATACAGTTACAGCTCAAACATGAACTATGTTTTAATGGTATTGGTTAAAAGACCCAGCCATAGGtagaagtttttttctgtaattcttgtttcgttgtttttttcctagataTTAACTGTTCTTTCTGGTAAAAACAAACTATCTTTGCATCTCCCTTAGCGTGGAGTGAGTAgcttcttttcatgttttaaagaCCATCTTGCTGTAGTGTCTCAGAGCCATAGATCTTAGCATAAACTATAATAGCTTTCAGGGTGCTTGTATTGATTCGGTTGTTCAAGTCCTCTCACCTCTGTAGCCTGCTTTGGTGCACTAGGGTACTGCTCTGAAAATACCTGTGTGCTCAGCtagcttctgctgctgtgtatGACACTGGCTGGTGGCTGGGATTTCTGTGATGCTTGGAGACGGTGGCCCTGGAAGTGTGGGAAACCTGTCATTAGTTATTCTTCATGGCTTTTGAGCTGTGTGAGAacacttccttctttctccgAGCGTGCCTTTTATTTTGGCCATTTGCAGACAAACTTCTGCTTGTAAAATCTGTTTGCTGTATTAGCCCCAGTGGAAATAAAGTGCTGGGAACTTGCTCTCAAGTGCTTAGAACGAGCCATTCCATGTTCTGGCAGATTTCAGTGGCTCCCTTGTGTAACTATCACAAATGGCAAAGTTCTTTCTGACATATTAGTAACAGCGAAGAATCATTCAGAACCGTCGGTGCCTGTGCCTGAGGAATGAAGACGTTGTTTTTGTGCTGCACCAACGGCCACAGAAGCTTGTTCTCCCTCTGCAGCTGGGCAGCGCAGGGTGGCCACGGCCTGGGAGAAGGCTGCAAGGTGCCCACAGTGAGCTGTCGGTGGTGTGGCCTGGCACACAGGCTGGTGGTGGGCTCCAGAGGGGAGTGGAAAGAATGCGGAGGTGATGAGGGCTTTGTTTCTACTTAAAACTTAGAGGCATATTCCTGGGATTGCTTTAAAAGGTACAAGAGAGCAAGAAACTTCTTAAAATTATGAAGTCCCTGGAGACGGGTCTCTAAGGTGAGCACTGCATGTCTCTTGTGTACGGTTCTtactggaaaaaaggaaaggaattatGACTCTCTTATGCTTTCAGTTTATATTCTATAGGAAAAGCTCAGGGGAAAGCTTTTATTATTTAGGAAGTTACCCTTGAAATAGCATCATTCACTCAGGAGAGGAGATTGATTTGGCTCCCATAGctaatgaaagaataaaaatgaattgaTCTGTATGATAGGGCTGCACACTTGTCCCTGCTGAGATGGCACTAGTGTGCCCTGGGACGCTTGCTTTGTCAGCCTGGGGAGAGGGAAGTAGCAGCTGGTCTTCCTAGAAAGTTGGTGCCAAAAGACAATGCAGTGCTCAGCATCAAGAGGACGatcaaaatacagatttttttttttttttttttaatctgataattatttttgtatggaaagaaaaaggggatgGTATCTCTGATAGGAGCAGAGAAAGAATATAGTACAGACAAAAAGCACCTGGCCACTTTTGGGCCAGTAATACTGAAGGGATGATCTCGTTCCGTAGGGAGGGTTGCTGTCCTAAATCATTccactatttaaaaacaacttttgggttttttttggggttttttttggtttttttttttgaactgtcAGTAGGGAGTGATCATAGCAGGGACGTTGCAGGATAGGGGCTGATATAGTTTAGCACGGGAACGTGAAGGAAAGCGGTGGGATATGAATCTTCTCAACTTTAACGCTTATAAatcccccccggccccggccccgccccgccggcacgtgcccgccccgcccccgcatTCCAGACATTGTTtctggccccgcccccgcctgGCCCCGCCCCTGCGCTCCGCTTAAAGGAGCCGTCACGGCGCCCTCTTCCCCTCGCGTTCCCCTCCCCGGCCTGTCCGCTCGCCGCCCGGCCCGCTCCCGGCGAGGCGGCGGCCGGGCAGCGCGCCTCAGCGCGGCGCCGCCATGGCGCTGGAAGTGGAGGCGGCCGGCGCTCCCCTGAGCTCCTTCCTGAGAGACTTCCCCTCTCCGCTGGGCCCGGGGGAGCCGCTGCCGTGGAGctcggcggggagcggcgcccTGAGCAAGGCCGAGGTGCCGGGCGCGCTGGCCGAGCGGGCGAGGAGCCTCCTGGGCGGCAGGTgagggccgggcgggcgggcgggcggggggctctGGCCGGCCTCCCCTCAGGGGCGGCGCCGCGCTGACAGCTGGCGCGCGGGgaggggcggcgcggggccgctgaggggagcggggctgcggccCCTCTGCCGCCGCTTCCCGCGGGCGGGCCGgcagcgccgggccgggccggagcAGGTgccggcggcgggaggcgcTGCCCCCTGAGGC includes the following:
- the TOP3B gene encoding DNA topoisomerase 3-beta-1 isoform X2; protein product: MSSRKGLNGACSVHEYTGSFVGQSAHFKMTSVCGHVMTLDFIGKYNSWDKVDPAELFSKAPTEKKEANPKLTMVKFLQVEGRGCDCIVLWLDCDKEGENICFEVLDAVLPVMNKPRGTERTIYRAKFSSITDTDICNAMNHLGEPNRNEALSVDARQELDLRIGCAFTRFQTKYFQGKYGNLDSSLISFGPCQTPTLGFCVERHDKIQSFKPETYWVLQAKVNPEKESSLTLDWDRVRVFDREIAQMFLNITKMAKEAKVESVSKKEKVKQRPLALNTVEMLRVASAALGMGPQHAMQIAERLYTQGYISYPRTETTHYPENFDLKGCLRQQANNPYWAETVKTLLSEGINRPRKGHDAGDHPPITPMRAATEAELGGDGWRLYEYITRHFIATVSADCKYLQTTISFSIGPERFTCIGKVVTSPGFTEIMPWHSIPLEESLPHCEKGDIFPIGEIKLLEKQTSPPDYLTEAELITLMEKHGIGTDASIPVHINNICQRNYVTVESGRRLKPTNLGIVLVHGYYKIDAELVLPTIRSAVEKQLNLIALGKANYHQVLEHTLDIFKRKFHYFVDSIAGMDELMEVSFSPLAATGKPLSRCGKCHRFMKYIQAKPSRLHCSHCDDTYSLPQNGTIKLYKELRCPLDDFELVLWSSGSRGKSYPLCPYCYNHPPFRDMKKGMGCNECTHPTCQHSLSMLGIGQCVECENGVLVLDSTSGPKWKMACNKCNVIVHFFENAHKVRVSPETCDLCDAALVDVDFNKAKSPLPGDETQHSGCVFCDPVFQDLVELKHAAMRHPMHRGGQGKRQGRGRGKGRRPGGRLNPKKPKDKMAALAAYFV
- the TOP3B gene encoding DNA topoisomerase 3-beta-1 isoform X1; translated protein: MRTVLMVAEKPSLAQSIAKILSRGNMSSRKGLNGACSVHEYTGSFVGQSAHFKMTSVCGHVMTLDFIGKYNSWDKVDPAELFSKAPTEKKEANPKLTMVKFLQVEGRGCDCIVLWLDCDKEGENICFEVLDAVLPVMNKPRGTERTIYRAKFSSITDTDICNAMNHLGEPNRNEALSVDARQELDLRIGCAFTRFQTKYFQGKYGNLDSSLISFGPCQTPTLGFCVERHDKIQSFKPETYWVLQAKVNPEKESSLTLDWDRVRVFDREIAQMFLNITKMAKEAKVESVSKKEKVKQRPLALNTVEMLRVASAALGMGPQHAMQIAERLYTQGYISYPRTETTHYPENFDLKGCLRQQANNPYWAETVKTLLSEGINRPRKGHDAGDHPPITPMRAATEAELGGDGWRLYEYITRHFIATVSADCKYLQTTISFSIGPERFTCIGKVVTSPGFTEIMPWHSIPLEESLPHCEKGDIFPIGEIKLLEKQTSPPDYLTEAELITLMEKHGIGTDASIPVHINNICQRNYVTVESGRRLKPTNLGIVLVHGYYKIDAELVLPTIRSAVEKQLNLIALGKANYHQVLEHTLDIFKRKFHYFVDSIAGMDELMEVSFSPLAATGKPLSRCGKCHRFMKYIQAKPSRLHCSHCDDTYSLPQNGTIKLYKELRCPLDDFELVLWSSGSRGKSYPLCPYCYNHPPFRDMKKGMGCNECTHPTCQHSLSMLGIGQCVECENGVLVLDSTSGPKWKMACNKCNVIVHFFENAHKVRVSPETCDLCDAALVDVDFNKAKSPLPGDETQHSGCVFCDPVFQDLVELKHAAMRHPMHRGGQGKRQGRGRGKGRRPGGRLNPKKPKDKMAALAAYFV